The Oceanithermus desulfurans genome has a window encoding:
- a CDS encoding tetratricopeptide repeat protein, translating to MNDEVSTLVREGRIAEALARVRLKGEGPREALEALERVRLALRMRDAEGARAAAAADREAIAQLVDAEELERALADLAEERFEAWLEHPVVGAEAWVQKGLLDVAEGRLEEARDAFAEAARRDRQHWRAWTNLGHAELELGNLEAAEAAYAEAEKANENYPEVYQGQAALEKRRGRIDRMVRLLKKAQRMRLRPREEQLPGAVLPPRRPRAGALFSWRNRWWIWIALILLVYWWTRR from the coding sequence GTGAACGACGAAGTTTCCACGCTCGTACGCGAGGGGCGCATCGCCGAGGCGCTGGCGCGGGTGCGCCTGAAGGGCGAGGGGCCCCGCGAGGCCCTGGAGGCGCTCGAACGGGTCCGCTTGGCGCTGCGCATGCGCGACGCCGAGGGGGCGCGGGCCGCGGCCGCGGCCGACCGCGAGGCCATCGCCCAGCTGGTCGACGCCGAGGAGCTGGAGCGGGCGCTCGCCGACCTGGCCGAGGAGCGCTTCGAGGCCTGGCTCGAGCACCCGGTGGTGGGCGCCGAGGCCTGGGTGCAGAAGGGCCTGCTGGACGTGGCCGAAGGCCGGCTCGAGGAGGCGCGCGACGCCTTCGCCGAGGCGGCGCGGCGCGACCGCCAGCACTGGCGCGCCTGGACCAACCTGGGTCACGCCGAGCTCGAGCTGGGAAACCTGGAAGCCGCCGAGGCCGCCTACGCCGAGGCCGAGAAGGCCAACGAGAACTACCCCGAGGTCTACCAGGGCCAAGCGGCGCTGGAAAAGCGCCGCGGCCGCATCGACCGCATGGTGCGCCTGCTCAAGAAGGCCCAGCGGATGCGGCTGCGCCCGCGCGAGGAGCAGCTGCCCGGGGCGGTGCTGCCGCCGCGCCGGCCGCGCGCCGGCGCGCTCTTTTCCTGGCGCAACCGCTGGTGGATCTGGATCGCGCTCATCCTGCTGGTCTACTGGTGGACGCGGCGCTAG
- a CDS encoding glycogen synthase, with protein sequence MHVVHVAAEALPFVKVGGLADVLGSLPRALAAEGVRSTVLLPRYAEIAHPLEPQGELAYRCCGEARRARVWGAEAGGVAYRFLEVDPDWSAPYEPPEDARYLAFAQAAAAWLAGERYDLLHAHDWHAAYTVRLARRPTVFTIHNLAFQGELEPDRFERLTGTAPDAELLHEGRVNLMKGALLAADRVTTVSPRYAREIQTPEYGMGLDGVLRSVADKLSGILNGLDTEYWNPATDGFLPQKYDADHLERKRRNRMTLLAALRLDPGLPAVGAVTRLTWQKGFDLVLETLPQVLDLGVNFVLLGTGEAELERGFAEAARRYPRRVAFHAAFDEARAHRIYGGADFFLMPSRYEPCGLAQMIAMRYGTPPIARATGGLADTVEDGVTGVLFEEASPEGVLAGVERMLDLDAEPLARAGMTRDFSWGPRARAYRKLYEEILT encoded by the coding sequence CCCTTCGTCAAGGTGGGGGGGCTCGCCGACGTGCTGGGCAGCCTGCCGCGGGCGCTGGCCGCGGAGGGGGTGCGCTCCACCGTGCTGCTGCCGCGCTACGCCGAGATCGCGCACCCGCTCGAGCCCCAGGGCGAGTTGGCCTACCGCTGCTGCGGCGAGGCGCGCCGCGCCCGCGTCTGGGGCGCCGAGGCGGGCGGCGTCGCCTACCGCTTCCTCGAGGTGGACCCGGACTGGTCCGCCCCTTACGAGCCCCCGGAGGACGCGCGCTACCTGGCCTTCGCCCAGGCGGCGGCCGCCTGGCTTGCGGGCGAGCGGTACGACCTGCTGCACGCCCACGACTGGCACGCCGCCTACACGGTGCGGCTCGCCCGCCGCCCCACCGTCTTCACCATCCACAACCTGGCCTTCCAGGGCGAGCTCGAGCCCGACCGCTTCGAACGCCTCACCGGTACGGCGCCGGACGCCGAGCTGCTGCACGAGGGCCGGGTCAACCTCATGAAGGGCGCGCTGCTCGCGGCGGATCGCGTGACCACGGTCAGTCCCCGCTACGCCCGCGAGATCCAGACCCCCGAGTACGGCATGGGGCTCGACGGGGTGCTGCGCTCCGTAGCCGACAAGCTCAGCGGCATCCTCAACGGCCTCGACACCGAGTACTGGAACCCCGCCACCGACGGCTTCCTGCCGCAGAAGTACGACGCCGACCACCTGGAGCGCAAGCGGCGCAACCGCATGACCCTGCTGGCCGCCCTGCGCCTCGACCCGGGGCTGCCGGCGGTGGGGGCGGTCACCCGGCTGACCTGGCAGAAGGGGTTCGACCTGGTGCTCGAGACTCTGCCCCAGGTCCTGGATCTGGGGGTCAACTTCGTGCTGCTGGGCACGGGCGAGGCCGAGCTGGAGCGGGGCTTCGCCGAGGCGGCGCGCCGCTACCCGCGGCGGGTGGCTTTTCACGCGGCCTTCGACGAGGCCCGCGCCCATCGCATCTACGGCGGCGCCGACTTCTTTCTCATGCCCTCGCGCTACGAGCCCTGCGGGCTGGCGCAGATGATCGCGATGCGCTACGGCACGCCCCCGATCGCCCGCGCCACCGGCGGGCTGGCCGACACCGTCGAGGACGGGGTGACCGGGGTGCTCTTCGAGGAGGCGAGCCCCGAGGGGGTGCTCGCGGGGGTGGAGCGGATGCTCGATCTCGATGCCGAACCCCTGGCGCGCGCGGGGATGACGCGCGACTTCTCCTGGGGGCCGCGAGCGCGCGCCTACCGTAAACTTTACGAGGAGATCCTGACGTGA